A region from the Triticum urartu cultivar G1812 chromosome 1, Tu2.1, whole genome shotgun sequence genome encodes:
- the LOC125537338 gene encoding non-specific lipid-transfer protein EPAD1-like: protein MRAFATAAWVVLLLAAAALVSVSSASASISASVEPSGCNATQLATAIVKNCVEEFEPTNAAACCSSVLPTVDMAGCLCLVVDEPQLALSGTTSQAVFSLYLKCGGKRRSQDKPYEACDDFFATSPPSLPAPASPAPPASPRDMYYPPTPVNEDSSYKIELSTDVGVWVTVIVYLIVMGFAVYERLTRGGNDNEGGQEVNNDQDPEGQGNPRPDGAA from the exons ATGAGGGCTTTTGCGACCGCAGCTTGGGTGGTGTTGCTgctcgcggcggcggcgctcgTCTCTGTCTCCTCGGCATCCGCTTCGATCTCGGCCTCCGTGGAGCCATCAG GTTGCAATGCCACCCAGCTGGCCACCGCTATTGTCAAGAACTGTGTGGAAGAGTTTGAGCCAACCAATGCCGCTGCCTGCTGTTCCTCGGTTCTGCCCACAGTGGACATGGCCGGCTGCCTCTGCTTGGTGGTCGATGAGCCTCAGCTGGCGCTATCGGGCACCACCTCCCAGGCCGTGTTCAGTCTTTACCTGAAGTGTGGAGGTAAGAGACGTTCCCAGGACAAGCCGTACGAGGCATGCGATGATTTCTTTGCGACGTCTCCGCCATCCCTGCCAGCGCCCGCCAGTCCGGCGCCTCCTGCATCACCAAGGGACATGTACTACCCTCCAACTCCCGTCAATGAGGATTCAAGTTACAAGATCGAGTTGTCCACAGATGTTGGCGTTTGGGTGACCGTGATAGTCTACCTGATTGTCATGGGCTTCGCAGTTTACGAGCGTCTGACTCGTG GAGGAAATGACAACGAGGGTGGGCAAGAGGTGAACAATGACCAGGATCCAGAGGGGCAAGGAAACCCTCGGCCGGACGGAGCTGCTTGA